In the uncultured Methanobacterium sp. genome, one interval contains:
- a CDS encoding isopentenyl phosphate kinase: MIILKLGGSVITRKDATKPTLDPVNLDRISQEIARAGTRKLIIIHGAGSFGHIHARKYEIGSPITTPEELERKRMGFTLTQNSVKNLNHFVCHYLLQYQIPAVAVPPSSFIITENKRIKSANLEIVEKYLEMGLVPVLYGDVVMDTDENIQMAVVSGDQLVNYLSKELQPERIILGSDVDGIYDSDPKTHSQAQLLEEVNSMEDLKFLEGARTVDVTGGMAGKLTELLELAGKGIESELINVGCEGLLESALKGEKVRGTIISKK, from the coding sequence ATGATTATCCTGAAACTGGGTGGAAGTGTAATCACCCGCAAAGACGCTACAAAACCCACCCTGGACCCGGTGAATCTGGATAGAATTTCCCAGGAAATAGCCCGGGCTGGTACCAGAAAACTTATCATAATCCACGGGGCCGGAAGTTTCGGCCATATACACGCCAGGAAATATGAAATAGGAAGCCCCATAACTACTCCAGAAGAACTGGAGCGTAAAAGAATGGGATTCACCCTAACCCAGAACTCGGTTAAAAATCTCAACCATTTCGTATGCCACTACCTGCTGCAATATCAAATTCCAGCAGTGGCAGTACCCCCTTCATCATTCATAATAACTGAAAATAAACGGATCAAATCAGCAAACTTGGAAATAGTGGAAAAATACCTGGAAATGGGATTGGTACCAGTACTATACGGAGATGTGGTCATGGATACCGATGAAAATATCCAGATGGCAGTGGTATCCGGTGACCAGCTGGTGAACTACCTGTCAAAGGAACTGCAGCCTGAGCGGATCATCCTGGGCTCAGACGTGGATGGAATATACGACAGTGACCCCAAAACACATTCCCAGGCCCAGCTTCTGGAGGAAGTAAACTCCATGGAAGATCTTAAATTCCTGGAGGGCGCACGAACCGTTGATGTAACCGGGGGAATGGCCGGTAAACTGACAGAACTACTGGAATTAGCCGGGAAGGGAATCGAATCAGAACTGATAAATGTCGGTTGTGAAGGATTACTGGAAAGTGCACTTAAGGGTGAAAAAGTCAGGGGAACAATTATAAGTAAAAAATAA
- the amrB gene encoding AmmeMemoRadiSam system protein B — translation MIRKPAVAGMFYESDEDSLKKRIKWCYQHNLGPGKLPGKIGSKRSIKGLIAPHAGYAYSGPVAACSYLELAEDGMPETVVILCPNHTGIGSGLSTMIEGSWLTPLGEVEIDSQFASELLNYYPLLDDDPSAHLNEHSCEVQLPFLQEISPDFQLVPVCMMMQDLETARELGEAITHTAQKLKRDTVVIASTDFTHYQPHDVAKAHDKEVLEAIAAMDELEMMNQIQKFNVTMCGYGPVAATIEASRGIGATEADILQYATSGDTGGDYTSVVGYASAIFK, via the coding sequence ATGATCAGAAAACCTGCAGTGGCAGGGATGTTCTATGAATCAGATGAAGATTCATTGAAAAAGAGGATTAAATGGTGTTACCAGCACAATTTAGGACCTGGAAAACTTCCCGGGAAAATTGGAAGTAAACGGAGTATTAAAGGATTAATCGCTCCACATGCAGGATATGCGTATTCAGGACCAGTGGCTGCCTGTTCTTACCTAGAACTGGCCGAAGATGGTATGCCTGAAACCGTAGTTATACTGTGCCCTAACCATACCGGTATAGGATCCGGACTTTCCACCATGATTGAAGGCTCATGGTTAACTCCCCTGGGGGAAGTGGAAATAGACAGTCAGTTCGCCAGTGAACTGTTAAATTATTATCCTTTACTGGATGATGATCCATCTGCCCATCTAAATGAGCACAGCTGTGAAGTGCAACTACCCTTCCTGCAGGAAATCAGCCCTGATTTCCAGTTAGTACCGGTGTGTATGATGATGCAGGATCTGGAGACTGCCAGAGAACTGGGAGAGGCCATTACCCACACCGCCCAGAAACTTAAACGGGACACGGTGGTAATTGCCAGTACAGACTTCACCCATTACCAGCCCCATGACGTGGCCAAGGCACATGATAAGGAAGTACTTGAAGCCATAGCTGCCATGGATGAACTGGAAATGATGAACCAGATACAGAAGTTCAACGTGACCATGTGTGGATACGGTCCGGTAGCAGCCACCATTGAAGCATCCAGGGGTATAGGAGCCACTGAAGCCGATATCTTACAGTACGCAACCAGTGGGGATACTGGTGGAGACTACACTTCCGTGGTGGGATATGCATCTGCAATCTTCAAATAG
- the rpsB gene encoding 30S ribosomal protein S2, producing MSELLIPLDKYLAAGLHIGTQQKTKDMERYIYRVRADGLYVLDVRKTNDRIVSASKFLAKFNPDDILAVSTRQYGQTPVRRFGEITGAKTIPGRFIPGTLTNPNYGKFIEPEVLMVTDPRSDSQAIIEAKQIGLPVVALCDTENLLGNVDIVIPVNNKGRKAIALVYWLMARQILREREVLAPEEELDILPSEFELKI from the coding sequence TTGTCAGAACTACTAATTCCATTGGACAAATATTTAGCAGCAGGATTACACATAGGAACACAGCAGAAGACCAAGGACATGGAACGTTACATTTACCGTGTACGAGCCGACGGACTATACGTCTTGGATGTGCGAAAAACCAACGATAGAATCGTATCAGCCTCCAAATTCTTGGCAAAATTCAATCCAGATGATATACTGGCAGTGTCAACCAGACAGTACGGTCAAACACCTGTCCGCAGATTTGGAGAAATCACCGGAGCAAAAACCATCCCTGGAAGGTTCATACCCGGAACATTAACCAACCCCAACTATGGAAAATTCATAGAACCGGAAGTGTTAATGGTAACCGACCCTAGAAGTGACTCACAGGCTATTATCGAAGCAAAACAGATAGGATTACCCGTAGTAGCACTTTGTGATACAGAAAACCTCCTGGGTAACGTGGATATAGTCATACCAGTAAACAACAAAGGAAGAAAAGCAATTGCATTAGTGTACTGGTTAATGGCCCGACAGATACTAAGGGAAAGAGAAGTACTAGCTCCTGAAGAGGAACTGGATATCCTCCCATCAGAATTCGAACTCAAAATATAA
- the fni gene encoding type 2 isopentenyl-diphosphate Delta-isomerase, giving the protein MISDRKLEHLLLCTHSDVEYHKKTGFKDVELVHKALPEINKEEIDLSTSLLGKKMDAPIIITAITGGHPSSMAVNQKLAQAAGKLNIGMGLGSQRAAVENPELVSTYTVAREEAPDALLIGNIGAPQMEQALEASQMMDIDAMAIHLNPLQEAIQPEGDVDSRGCLEKIQKTTESMKIPVIAKETGAGISGNQARLLENAGVKAIDVAGAGGTSWAAVETYRSQDKDMGELYWDWGIPTAASTVEVSQSVQIPVISSGGIRNGLEAVKALALGADAVGMALPVLKASYLGEGALEKFFQKFMDQILVAMFLVGASNLKELQKTDLVIQGKTKEWLTERGYDTKIYARRSSL; this is encoded by the coding sequence ATGATTTCAGATAGAAAATTAGAGCATTTGCTATTATGTACCCACAGCGATGTGGAATACCATAAAAAAACAGGATTTAAAGATGTGGAACTCGTCCACAAAGCCCTTCCTGAAATAAATAAGGAAGAAATAGATTTATCCACCTCCCTACTTGGGAAAAAGATGGATGCACCCATAATAATAACTGCCATCACTGGAGGACACCCCTCCTCAATGGCAGTAAACCAGAAACTGGCCCAGGCCGCAGGAAAACTCAACATCGGCATGGGACTGGGAAGCCAGAGAGCAGCAGTTGAAAACCCGGAACTGGTATCAACCTACACCGTGGCCCGTGAAGAAGCTCCTGATGCACTGTTAATTGGCAATATTGGAGCTCCTCAAATGGAACAAGCCCTTGAAGCCAGCCAGATGATGGACATTGATGCAATGGCCATTCACCTGAACCCATTACAGGAAGCCATCCAGCCAGAGGGAGATGTGGACAGTAGGGGATGTCTGGAAAAAATCCAGAAAACCACAGAATCCATGAAAATCCCGGTAATAGCCAAGGAAACCGGTGCTGGGATCAGTGGAAACCAGGCCCGACTACTGGAAAATGCGGGTGTTAAAGCTATTGATGTTGCAGGAGCCGGAGGAACAAGCTGGGCAGCAGTAGAAACTTACCGTTCCCAGGATAAAGATATGGGTGAACTGTACTGGGATTGGGGTATACCAACCGCAGCCAGCACAGTAGAAGTCTCCCAATCAGTCCAGATACCAGTAATATCCTCTGGAGGAATAAGAAACGGATTAGAAGCAGTTAAAGCTCTAGCACTAGGTGCAGATGCGGTGGGAATGGCATTACCCGTTCTCAAAGCATCATACCTGGGTGAAGGAGCATTGGAGAAATTCTTCCAGAAATTCATGGACCAGATCCTGGTGGCCATGTTCCTGGTGGGAGCATCTAACCTGAAAGAACTACAAAAAACGGACCTGGTAATCCAGGGAAAAACGAAAGAATGGCTCACTGAAAGGGGCTATGATACTAAAATTTATGCAAGGAGGTCATCCTTATGA
- the mvk gene encoding mevalonate kinase, translating into MTARASAPGKAILFGEHSVVYGKPAIAVAVDKRANVTIREGTDDSICVKIPELDVYGVIDIETGLISQDNDLLSQEKLLSQENGIVSLKNQDTVDAGILKFIKSALFRTELGSSLDHGLDITVDLEIPIGAGLGSSAAITVATLAAAARYYQLELSLETLALTAHQVELEVQGAASPLDTTVSTHGGFLYFTRERGAVKIKPALEMPLVVGYTSQPGNTGILVQQVRKLCNDHPTIIKPIIGLMGNVTNQARESITQGEEERVGELMNINQGLLDSLGVNTDELSRLIYHARSAGAIGSKLTGAGGGGSMIAYCPGKTREVLEELQSIDNAFQVGISSKGVTW; encoded by the coding sequence ATGACAGCTAGGGCATCTGCACCAGGCAAGGCTATTCTTTTTGGAGAACACTCAGTGGTTTACGGGAAACCCGCCATTGCAGTGGCAGTTGATAAAAGAGCCAATGTAACAATCCGGGAAGGAACCGATGACAGTATATGTGTCAAAATCCCTGAACTGGATGTTTATGGGGTCATCGACATAGAAACTGGTTTAATAAGTCAAGATAATGACCTATTAAGTCAAGAAAAATTATTAAGTCAAGAAAATGGCATAGTAAGTCTTAAAAACCAGGATACCGTTGATGCAGGGATATTGAAATTCATTAAGAGTGCGTTATTTAGAACCGAACTTGGATCATCACTGGACCACGGTCTGGACATAACCGTGGATCTGGAAATACCCATAGGAGCAGGACTGGGATCATCAGCAGCCATCACCGTTGCCACCCTGGCCGCAGCTGCACGTTATTACCAGCTGGAACTATCCCTGGAAACCCTGGCACTTACTGCACACCAGGTAGAATTAGAAGTTCAGGGAGCAGCAAGCCCACTGGACACCACTGTATCAACCCATGGTGGATTTTTATACTTCACTCGTGAACGTGGAGCAGTGAAAATAAAACCCGCTCTGGAGATGCCACTGGTAGTGGGTTACACCAGCCAACCCGGTAACACAGGTATCCTGGTGCAACAAGTACGAAAACTCTGCAACGACCACCCCACCATTATAAAGCCCATTATAGGGCTCATGGGAAACGTGACCAACCAGGCCCGAGAATCCATCACCCAGGGTGAGGAAGAACGAGTAGGAGAACTGATGAACATCAACCAGGGACTACTGGATTCACTGGGAGTCAATACCGATGAATTATCCCGATTGATCTATCACGCACGCAGTGCTGGAGCCATAGGTTCCAAACTAACCGGGGCCGGAGGGGGAGGTAGCATGATTGCATACTGCCCTGGGAAAACCAGAGAAGTACTGGAAGAACTCCAGTCTATTGACAATGCCTTTCAGGTTGGAATATCATCCAAAGGGGTGACCTGGTGA